From a region of the Vidua macroura isolate BioBank_ID:100142 chromosome 3, ASM2450914v1, whole genome shotgun sequence genome:
- the CITED2 gene encoding cbp/p300-interacting transactivator 2 has protein sequence MADHMMAMNHGRFPDGSGGLHHHPAHRMGMGQFPTPHHHHQQQQPPQQHAFSALMGDHIHYGAGSMNASSGVRHAMGPGSVSGGHPAGSMPPPARFSGSQFMAPPVASPGGQLSASMQLQKLNNQYFSHHPYPHSHYMPDLHPGSHQLNGGSQQHFRDCNPKHGGGGSGLPPAVPHVPAAMLPPNVIDTDFIDEEVLMSLVIEMGLDRIKELPELWLGQNEFDFMTDFVCKQQPSRVSC, from the coding sequence ATGGCAGACCACATGATGGCCATGAACCACGGACGATTCCCCGACGGATCCGGCGGGCTCCATCACCACCCTGCGCATCGGATGGGCATGGGGCAGTTTCCCACCCCccatcaccaccaccagcagcagcagccgccgcagCAGCACGCCTTCAGCGCCCTGATGGGCGACCATATACATTACGGAGCTGGGAGTATGAACGCGAGCAGCGGGGTGAGGCACGCCATGGGGCCGGGCAGCGTGAGCGGAGGGCACCCGGCCGGCAGCatgccgccccccgcccgcttCAGCGGCTCCCAGTTCATGGCCCCCCCCGTCGCCAGCCCGGGAGGGCAGCTGAGCGCCAGCATGCAGCTCCAGAAGCTGAACAACCAGTACTTCAGCCACCACCCCTACCCCCACAGCCACTACATGCCGGACTTGCACCCCGGTAGCCACCAGCTGAACGGCGGCAGCCAGCAGCATTTCAGGGACTGCAACCCCAAgcacggcggcggcggcagcggcttGCCGCCCGCCGTCCCTCACGTCCCCGCGGCAATGCTGCCGCCCAATGTCATAGACACGGACTTCATCGACGAGGAGGTCCTCATGTCCTTAGTCATCGAAATGGGGCTGGATCGCATCAAGGAGCTTCCCGAGCTGTGGTTGGGACAGAACGAGTTTGACTTCATGACAGACTTCGTTTGCaaacagcagcccagcagggtGAGCTGCTGa